One part of the Nostoc sp. PCC 7120 = FACHB-418 genome encodes these proteins:
- a CDS encoding HlyD family secretion protein, with translation MLYIQNKKLIPPLQDDDALPPVGIWTSLLGLFLVVSVGSAIALSSWIKYNVVIKAAATVRPIGETRLVQPEIEGTIQNLLVTENQVVKRGDAIATLNTEQLQIKQSQLQGNIQQIKLQLVQIDAQISTFNSQILAETKVIERTVASAQADLVRNQREYQERQITTQSEYIASEASLQKAIADLRKSQADLNFANADRDRYQQLADIGAIGRREYEQKKLVVEQAKSALEAGKRSVEIAQAKMQSAKAGVNPSMATVAIAQERIAQEVARGEATIATLQKEQQALVQRRLEMLSQLNQSQKELQQVEKQLQSSVIRATSDGIILKLNLRNPGQVVRTSEAIAEIAPQNAPLVVKAMIPTADIKKVAVGKKVQLRVNACPYPDYGVLHAVVSAVSPDAIAPQNNNPGGALSAAATPYFEATIQPEKLAFGNGDRQCHIQSGMQAEAHIISQEETALRFILRKARLITDL, from the coding sequence ATGCTGTATATTCAAAATAAGAAACTTATCCCTCCCCTGCAAGATGATGATGCTTTACCACCAGTTGGTATTTGGACATCTTTGCTGGGGTTATTTCTTGTAGTGTCTGTTGGTTCAGCGATCGCCTTATCCTCATGGATTAAATATAATGTTGTCATCAAAGCGGCGGCTACTGTTCGTCCTATAGGCGAAACTCGCTTGGTACAGCCAGAAATTGAGGGGACAATTCAGAACCTGTTAGTTACAGAAAATCAAGTTGTCAAGCGGGGTGATGCGATCGCTACTCTCAATACAGAACAATTACAAATCAAGCAAAGTCAACTACAAGGTAATATCCAACAAATTAAATTACAGCTTGTCCAAATTGATGCTCAAATCAGTACTTTCAATAGTCAAATACTCGCGGAAACCAAGGTAATTGAGCGTACAGTGGCTTCTGCTCAAGCAGACCTGGTTCGTAATCAACGAGAATATCAAGAACGTCAAATCACTACACAAAGTGAATATATTGCTTCTGAAGCTAGTTTACAAAAAGCCATAGCAGATTTACGTAAATCTCAAGCTGATTTGAATTTTGCTAACGCAGATCGCGATCGCTATCAGCAACTAGCTGATATTGGTGCGATTGGTAGGCGGGAATATGAACAGAAAAAACTTGTGGTAGAACAGGCTAAATCAGCCTTGGAAGCGGGAAAACGCTCTGTGGAAATTGCTCAAGCCAAAATGCAATCGGCAAAGGCTGGGGTTAATCCTAGCATGGCAACGGTGGCGATCGCGCAAGAACGTATTGCTCAAGAAGTTGCTAGGGGTGAGGCTACCATCGCTACGTTGCAGAAAGAACAGCAAGCTTTAGTTCAGCGACGTTTAGAAATGCTTTCCCAACTCAACCAATCCCAAAAAGAATTACAACAAGTAGAAAAGCAACTGCAAAGTAGCGTCATTCGCGCTACCAGTGACGGGATTATCCTGAAGTTAAATCTGCGGAACCCTGGTCAAGTGGTACGCACTAGTGAGGCGATCGCGGAAATTGCACCACAAAATGCGCCGCTAGTAGTTAAAGCCATGATTCCCACCGCAGACATTAAAAAGGTGGCGGTGGGGAAGAAAGTCCAATTGCGTGTTAATGCTTGTCCTTACCCAGATTACGGTGTTCTCCATGCTGTGGTGAGTGCTGTTTCTCCAGATGCGATCGCACCTCAAAATAACAATCCAGGGGGAGCATTGTCGGCTGCTGCAACTCCTTATTTTGAAGCTACTATCCAACCAGAAAAACTCGCATTTGGGAATGGCGATCGTCAGTGTCATATCCAGTCAGGTATGCAGGCAGAGGCTCATATTATTTCTCAAGAGGAGACAGCACTACGATTTATCCTACGAAAAGCAAGACTTATCACTGATTTGTAA
- a CDS encoding response regulator transcription factor, whose translation MQQTISEKALRNFLVIDDHESVLSGTVEVLKRHYPEGNFVVAINAESAFNQLTICPPDLIVMDLSIPEKLGIKARPDTGVRLLRTLMKNYPSLNIIVQSAHIRTLVRIRPDIDTHKGGFTVADKSLSTQEMLTRVDWALQGLTHTKDIKGIHAGLEIKPEWLRVLTLAFEEGLQDKAIAEQMCISERMVRHYWSKLQDALGVYPDEGKNIRIQTEKRAREEGLID comes from the coding sequence ATGCAACAGACCATATCTGAAAAAGCACTAAGGAATTTTCTAGTAATTGATGATCATGAATCAGTTCTAAGCGGCACAGTAGAAGTATTAAAAAGACATTATCCTGAAGGCAATTTTGTCGTAGCGATTAATGCGGAAAGTGCTTTTAATCAGCTAACTATTTGTCCACCAGACCTGATAGTCATGGATCTTTCCATCCCTGAAAAATTAGGAATTAAAGCCCGCCCAGATACAGGTGTGCGACTGCTGAGAACACTGATGAAAAATTATCCCAGTTTGAACATCATTGTACAGAGCGCTCATATTAGAACACTAGTGAGAATCCGACCAGATATTGATACTCATAAGGGAGGTTTCACCGTTGCTGATAAAAGTCTATCTACGCAAGAAATGTTGACTAGAGTAGATTGGGCATTACAAGGCTTAACTCATACAAAAGATATTAAGGGAATCCATGCGGGACTAGAAATAAAACCAGAATGGTTGAGAGTTTTAACCTTGGCTTTTGAGGAAGGATTACAAGATAAAGCTATTGCCGAACAAATGTGTATTTCAGAACGCATGGTACGGCATTATTGGAGTAAATTACAAGATGCTTTGGGTGTTTATCCTGATGAGGGAAAAAATATCCGCATTCAAACCGAAAAGCGGGCTAGAGAAGAAGGGTTGATTGATTGA
- a CDS encoding CHASE2 domain-containing protein: MMQPGLWSGIKAEIAIWRVGILPGLAVIGLVVFTRLIGSLESLEWMAFDSFLLWRSEESIDARILLVEINQNDNYSLTSTISNSSFIGVIEKLQVYQPKVIGLEVDQHLLINSQEDKLAKIFQKYKNLIANEKILPLQVHSYLDLPNEQITFADQILDNDGKSRRSLLAINTSNGYKLSLAMELARIYLAEKNISLENSRLGKTKLPRFLPNSGGYIRADASGFQVLINFRSGNQRFRTLSGEDIKNGKFNPEWIRDRIVIIGITNTHNQGFIPTSAITSVKSASTQVNKLEIQAHAISQIISAVLDGRPLINTWNDGWEYTWIFAWGFLGIVIARFTKSPLINFLVVGITISSLLVISYLLLIWGWWVPVIPAILVLTINGMELIALYQYDQALRLGMKTRQDVIESTFETIHNGPLQSLAQVLKLIRCENTNTQELLPKIEKELEKLNHELRGIYEFLQQEYPSQDIKLYLGNNLVLSLQDPLHEVLYQVYSYTLDREFPCFKTIKVAIRSFEPIDEQSLSMEQKRGICRFLEEALCNVGKHATGVTKLQVTCSLIAGWYTLKIIDNGLGVNSSKKGRGTQQFINLARQLGGKFQRSPQIPQGTICELSWPVSKFWR; the protein is encoded by the coding sequence ATGATGCAACCTGGACTTTGGAGTGGAATTAAAGCAGAAATTGCCATTTGGCGTGTAGGTATATTACCAGGATTAGCAGTCATTGGACTAGTCGTTTTTACAAGACTCATCGGTTCACTAGAGTCATTAGAATGGATGGCTTTTGATAGCTTCCTACTTTGGCGTTCCGAAGAATCTATAGATGCACGAATTTTGTTAGTAGAAATTAATCAAAATGATAATTATTCTCTAACATCAACTATATCAAATAGTAGTTTCATAGGGGTGATAGAGAAGTTACAAGTTTATCAGCCTAAAGTTATTGGTCTAGAAGTTGATCAGCATTTACTCATTAATTCTCAAGAGGATAAACTAGCAAAGATTTTCCAAAAGTACAAAAATTTGATTGCTAACGAAAAAATTTTGCCTCTCCAGGTTCATTCGTATCTAGATTTACCTAATGAACAGATTACTTTTGCAGACCAAATCCTAGATAATGATGGTAAATCTAGGCGTAGTCTATTGGCAATTAATACATCTAATGGCTACAAATTATCTTTGGCTATGGAATTAGCAAGAATTTATTTGGCTGAGAAAAATATTAGTTTAGAAAATAGTCGGTTAGGAAAAACGAAACTACCCCGCTTTTTACCAAACTCTGGAGGATATATCCGTGCTGATGCAAGTGGATTTCAAGTACTAATAAATTTTCGGAGTGGTAACCAAAGATTTAGAACTTTATCTGGGGAGGACATTAAAAATGGTAAATTTAACCCTGAGTGGATACGCGATCGCATAGTCATTATCGGTATCACAAATACTCACAATCAGGGCTTTATCCCCACTTCAGCAATTACATCAGTTAAATCAGCCTCTACACAAGTTAACAAATTGGAAATTCAAGCACACGCCATCAGTCAAATTATTAGTGCTGTGCTTGATGGTAGACCCCTCATTAATACTTGGAATGATGGATGGGAATATACTTGGATTTTTGCCTGGGGTTTTTTAGGAATAGTGATTGCTAGGTTCACTAAATCCCCATTAATAAATTTTTTGGTTGTGGGAATAACTATCAGTAGTTTATTAGTTATTAGTTACCTACTATTAATTTGGGGGTGGTGGGTTCCAGTCATACCTGCAATTTTAGTTTTGACCATAAATGGTATGGAACTGATAGCGTTATATCAATATGACCAAGCTTTACGCTTAGGGATGAAAACCCGTCAAGACGTAATAGAAAGTACCTTTGAAACTATCCATAACGGCCCACTACAAAGTTTAGCCCAAGTTTTGAAATTGATACGCTGCGAGAATACAAATACTCAGGAATTGCTCCCAAAAATTGAAAAAGAACTAGAGAAATTAAATCATGAGCTACGAGGAATTTACGAATTTTTGCAGCAAGAATATCCCAGTCAAGATATCAAGCTCTATTTAGGAAATAATTTAGTACTCAGTTTGCAAGATCCACTACACGAAGTCCTCTATCAAGTTTATAGTTACACCTTAGATCGGGAGTTTCCTTGCTTTAAAACAATTAAAGTTGCTATACGTAGCTTTGAACCAATAGATGAACAAAGCTTAAGTATGGAACAAAAACGAGGAATTTGTAGATTTTTAGAAGAAGCTTTATGTAATGTAGGTAAACACGCTACTGGAGTCACTAAACTCCAAGTCACTTGCTCGCTAATAGCAGGTTGGTACACGTTGAAAATTATAGATAATGGCTTAGGCGTAAATTCATCTAAAAAAGGACGAGGAACCCAACAGTTTATCAATTTAGCACGACAACTAGGGGGAAAATTCCAGCGATCGCCCCAAATCCCCCAAGGAACCATCTGTGAATTATCTTGGCCAGTCAGCAAGTTTTGGAGATAG
- a CDS encoding ribonuclease Z — MQITFLGTSSGVPTRARNVSSVALRLPQRAELWLFDCGEGTQHQILRSDLKVSQLSRIFITHLHGDHIFGLMGLLASCGLAGNVQRVDIYGPSGLNDYIQSASRYSHTHFSYPIKVHTVRPGVIYENDEFTVTCGLLHHRITAFGYRVAEKDRAGRFDIEKAKELQIPPGRIYGQLKRGETVTLEDGRVINGAELCGPTEIGRKMAYCTDTIYCDGAVELAQDADVLIHEATFAHQDSEMAFQRLHSTTTMAAQTALAAGVRRLLMTHFSPRYAPGNTIELKDLLQEARAIFPRTDMAYDFMTYEVPRRREPVFSSVSSSSV; from the coding sequence GTGCAGATTACATTTTTAGGGACAAGTTCTGGTGTACCCACAAGAGCGCGCAATGTTTCCAGCGTTGCGCTGAGACTACCGCAACGGGCAGAGTTGTGGTTATTTGACTGTGGCGAAGGTACTCAACACCAAATTTTGCGGAGTGACTTAAAAGTCAGCCAATTGTCCCGAATATTTATTACCCATCTGCATGGTGATCACATTTTTGGTTTAATGGGTCTTCTTGCTAGTTGTGGCTTGGCGGGTAATGTTCAAAGAGTTGATATTTACGGCCCATCGGGTTTAAACGATTATATCCAATCGGCTTCTCGCTATTCTCATACACATTTTTCCTATCCCATTAAAGTCCATACTGTCCGTCCTGGTGTCATCTATGAAAATGATGAATTTACCGTAACTTGTGGACTATTACATCATCGCATCACCGCCTTTGGCTATCGCGTAGCCGAAAAAGACCGAGCTGGACGCTTTGATATAGAAAAAGCCAAAGAATTACAAATCCCTCCTGGGAGAATTTATGGTCAACTCAAGCGTGGTGAAACCGTTACCCTTGAAGATGGGCGTGTCATTAACGGTGCAGAATTATGTGGCCCTACAGAAATTGGGCGGAAAATGGCCTACTGCACAGACACAATATACTGTGATGGTGCTGTTGAATTAGCTCAAGATGCAGACGTGTTAATTCACGAAGCCACCTTTGCCCATCAAGATTCAGAAATGGCTTTTCAGCGATTACACTCAACAACAACAATGGCAGCACAAACAGCCTTAGCTGCTGGAGTGCGTCGATTACTGATGACTCACTTCAGTCCTCGCTATGCACCTGGTAACACTATAGAGTTAAAAGATTTGCTACAAGAAGCCCGTGCCATCTTTCCGCGTACAGATATGGCCTATGATTTTATGACTTATGAAGTACCCAGACGACGAGAACCCGTATTCAGCTCAGTCTCCTCAAGTTCGGTGTAG
- the psaA gene encoding photosystem I core protein PsaA, which yields MTISPPEREEKKARVIVDKDPVPTSFEKWAQPGHFDRTLARGPKTTTWIWNLHALAHDFDTHTSDLEDISRKIFAAHFGHLAVVTIWLSGMIFHGAKFSNYEAWLSDPLNVRPSAQVVWPIVGQDILNGDVGGGFHGIQITSGLFQVWRGWGITNSFQLYCTAIGGLVLAGLFLFAGWFHYHKRAPKLEWFQNVESMLNHHLQVLLGCGSLGWAGHLIHVSAPINKLMDAGVAVKDIPLPHEFILNKSLLIDLFPGFAAGLTPFFTLNWGQYADFLTFKGGLNPVTGGLWMTDIAHHHLAIAVVFIIAGHQYRTNWGIGHSIKEILENHKGPFTGEGHKGLYENLTTSWHAQLATNLAFLGSLTIIIAHHMYAMPPYPYLATDYATQLCIFTHHIWIGGFLIVGGAAHAAIFMVRDYDPVVNQNNVLDRVIRHRDAIISHLNWVCIFLGFHSFGLYIHNDTMRALGRPQDMFSDTAIQLQPVFAQWVQNLHTLAPGGTAPNALEPVSYAFGGGVLAVGGKVAMMPIALGTADFLIHHIHAFTIHVTVLILLKGVLFARSSRLIPDKANLGFRFPCDGPGRGGTCQVSGWDHVFLGLFWMYNSLSIVIFHFSWKMQSDVWGTVDAAGNVSHITGGNFAQSAITINGWLRDFLWAQASQVINSYGSALSAYGLMFLGAHFVWAFSLMFLFSGRGYWQELIESIVWAHNKLKVAPAIQPRALSITQGRAVGVAHYLLGGIATTWAFFHAHILSVG from the coding sequence ATGACAATTAGTCCTCCGGAGCGAGAGGAAAAGAAAGCAAGAGTAATCGTCGATAAAGATCCGGTTCCTACCTCATTTGAAAAATGGGCTCAGCCAGGACACTTCGACAGAACTCTCGCTAGAGGTCCAAAAACCACCACATGGATTTGGAACCTCCACGCTCTCGCCCACGATTTTGATACACATACAAGCGATTTAGAAGACATCTCCCGCAAAATATTTGCGGCGCACTTCGGCCACCTGGCAGTTGTGACAATTTGGTTGAGCGGGATGATTTTCCATGGCGCGAAGTTTTCTAACTACGAAGCCTGGTTAAGTGACCCGTTGAACGTGAGACCCAGTGCTCAAGTCGTTTGGCCCATTGTTGGACAAGACATATTGAATGGTGATGTCGGTGGTGGATTCCACGGTATTCAGATCACCTCAGGCTTGTTCCAAGTATGGCGTGGCTGGGGTATCACCAACTCCTTCCAGCTTTACTGCACAGCTATCGGCGGCTTGGTATTAGCAGGCTTGTTCCTATTTGCTGGCTGGTTCCACTACCATAAACGCGCTCCCAAACTGGAATGGTTCCAGAATGTGGAGTCGATGTTGAACCACCACCTGCAAGTCTTGCTAGGCTGCGGTTCCTTAGGATGGGCTGGACACTTAATTCACGTCTCCGCACCAATCAACAAGCTAATGGATGCAGGGGTCGCAGTTAAAGATATCCCCTTGCCTCACGAGTTCATCCTCAACAAGAGCCTGTTGATTGATTTATTCCCCGGCTTTGCTGCTGGTTTAACACCTTTCTTCACCTTGAATTGGGGTCAGTACGCTGACTTCTTGACCTTCAAGGGCGGTTTAAACCCTGTAACCGGTGGCTTGTGGATGACTGACATTGCTCACCACCACCTAGCGATCGCTGTAGTGTTCATCATTGCAGGACACCAATACCGCACCAACTGGGGTATCGGTCACAGCATCAAAGAAATTCTAGAGAACCACAAAGGCCCCTTCACAGGTGAAGGCCACAAAGGTCTCTACGAAAACCTGACCACATCTTGGCACGCTCAATTAGCAACTAACCTTGCTTTCTTGGGTTCCTTGACAATCATCATCGCGCACCATATGTACGCGATGCCTCCCTACCCATACTTAGCAACTGACTACGCAACACAGTTGTGTATCTTCACCCACCACATTTGGATCGGCGGATTCCTCATCGTCGGTGGTGCTGCTCACGCAGCAATATTTATGGTGCGGGATTACGATCCTGTTGTTAACCAAAACAACGTATTGGATCGGGTGATTCGTCACAGAGATGCAATTATTTCCCACCTGAACTGGGTTTGTATTTTCCTTGGCTTCCACAGCTTTGGTTTATACATCCACAACGACACAATGCGTGCCTTGGGTCGTCCCCAAGATATGTTCTCCGACACAGCAATTCAGTTGCAGCCGGTATTTGCTCAGTGGGTACAAAACCTGCACACCCTAGCTCCTGGTGGCACTGCACCAAACGCTTTAGAACCTGTTAGCTACGCCTTTGGCGGCGGTGTATTGGCTGTAGGTGGCAAAGTCGCAATGATGCCTATCGCATTAGGTACAGCCGACTTCTTGATTCACCACATCCACGCCTTCACCATTCACGTAACAGTTCTAATTCTGTTGAAAGGTGTATTGTTCGCCCGCAGCTCTCGTCTGATTCCAGACAAAGCTAATCTGGGCTTCCGCTTCCCTTGCGATGGTCCTGGTCGTGGTGGTACTTGTCAAGTATCCGGTTGGGATCACGTATTCCTCGGATTATTCTGGATGTACAACTCCCTATCAATTGTAATTTTCCACTTCAGCTGGAAGATGCAGTCTGATGTCTGGGGAACGGTAGACGCAGCAGGTAATGTGTCTCACATCACTGGTGGTAACTTTGCCCAAAGTGCCATCACAATCAACGGCTGGTTGCGTGATTTCTTGTGGGCGCAAGCTTCTCAAGTAATCAACTCCTACGGAAGTGCGTTGTCCGCTTATGGACTAATGTTCTTGGGCGCTCACTTTGTATGGGCATTCAGCTTAATGTTCCTGTTCAGTGGTCGTGGCTACTGGCAAGAATTAATTGAGTCCATTGTTTGGGCGCATAATAAACTGAAGGTAGCTCCTGCAATCCAACCCCGCGCTCTCAGCATTACTCAAGGTCGCGCTGTTGGTGTAGCTCACTACCTCCTGGGAGGAATTGCTACAACCTGGGCATTCTTCCACGCACACATACTTTCGGTAGGCTAG